The proteins below come from a single Triticum aestivum cultivar Chinese Spring chromosome 5D, IWGSC CS RefSeq v2.1, whole genome shotgun sequence genomic window:
- the LOC123125286 gene encoding homeobox-leucine zipper protein ROC6-like produces the protein MDGEWPEQFNDLYNWLVLGYPGGDNQVIQQNLGAEVNGLPGAAANMGNNTNAAAADQGNGEGHHPDEKRRLELSRRTGLSPTQVQIWFQNRRNSGKGYDVRGCKGGKTLEKYISTKAKSKAQKKETEEFQEENDRLQAEKQALMSAMQNKICFICRGEDTPERQRLYAENVMLKDAHMRIADFLKSVSGGRLQVINHTVVDTHAPLTLTAPNPVMIPDEGVARDNPETGGDTLVIQHVACAMEEFKVLVGLGAPLWSLAEGGEVEVIDYKEYMKMMFPNERHEMEFCAEATRKTGIISCTATDLVGILMNADWWSQTFPGIVASATTSKIITPGDSGDGLVQLMSAELRVLSPRVPVRKINFIRRCQKIAENIWAVVDVSVDGIRDQAAGLNDGAPSTYTACRLQPSGCHIQELNNGHCQVTWIVNMVHDEATVPPLHHPLFRSGWALGACRWIASLQRRCDYIASLHTNPVLTLNTRSGGAAPITPEGRKSVLEVAHRMTLKFYEAICGPGTQPWTSVDERRGSCGVGAERFEVDVRVVTFPVGTGATVLRATTTVWLPGTPAQQVFNYLCDGDRRTEWDIGANRTSTIRQEGCFGTGQLDGNSVSLLRTIASNGAYGKLILQESCIDASCMVLAYAQIDDQTIQDVINGTNTSFSLLPSGVVVLPDGNAEPGAPPTSAMCSSSSSASHRSNSGSLVSIMYQTLLSGQPPEHLFKAVAENVGNLLCQAIDKIKSGVHANVVLAA, from the exons ATGGACGGAGAGTGGCCGGAACAGTTCAATGATCTGTACAATTGGCTTGTCCTCGGGTATCCAGGCGGAGACAACCAGGTTATCCAGCAGAACCTTGGTGCTGAGGTGAATGGCCTGCCTGGAGCCGCCGCCAACATGGGCAACAACACTAACGCAGCTGCTGCAGATCAAGGCAACGGCG AAGGCCATCATCCAGATGAGAAGCGCCGGCTGGAGCTTAGCAGGAGGACTGGCCTGAGTCCTACACAGGTCCAGATCTGGTTCCAAAACCGACGCAACTCGGGGAAG GGGTATGATGTCCGTGGATGCAAAGGTGGAAAAACCTTGGAAAAATATATATCCACTAAAGCGAAG AGCAAGGCCCAGAAGAAGGAGACCGAGGAATTTCAGGAAGAGAACGACCGGCTCCAAGCTGAAAAACAAGCACTCATGTCGGCTATGCAAAACAAGATTTGCTTCATATGCAGAGGGGAGGATACCCCGGAGCGGCAGCGCCTGTACGCCGAGAATGTGATGCTCAAGGACGCGCACATGCGTATCGCCGACTTCCTTAAGAGTGTCTCCGGTGGAAGGCTACAAGTGATCAACCACACCGTCGTCGATACCCATGCCCCTCTCACGCTCACGGCTCCAAATCCAGTGATGATTCCTGACGAGGGCGTTGCCCGCGACAACCCTGAAACCGGTGGAGACACCTTGGTGATTCAGCATGTTGCTTGTGCTATGGAAGAGTTCAAGGTGCTTGTGGGCTTGGGTGCGCCGCTGTGGTCGCTAGCGGAAGGTGGCGAGGTGGAGGTGATCGACTACAAGGAGTACATGAAAATGATGTTCCCGAATGAGCGCCACGAGATGGAATTTTGTGCGGAGGCCACTAGGAAGACTGGCATCATATCGTGCACCGCCACCGACCTCGTCGGCATCCTCATGAACGCG GACTGGTGGTCTCAGACGTTCCCGGGCATCGTGGCAAGTGCCACCACCAGCAAGATCATCACTCCCGGTGATTCCGGAGATGGGCTGGTTCAACTG ATGAGTGCAGAGCTGAGGGTGTTGTCGCCGCGGGTGCCGGTTCGCAAGATCAACTTCATTAGGCGTTGCCAGAAGATCGCGGAGAACATATGGGCTGTGGTGGATGTGTCTGTTGATGGAATTCGTGACCAGGCGGCGGGCCTCAATGACGGCGCGCCTTCAACATACACGGCCTGCAGGCTTCAGCCGAGTGGTTGCCATATCCAGGAGTTGAACAATGGCCATTGCCAG GTCACATGGATCGTGAATATGGTGCATGATGAGGCCACTGTACCACCGCTGCACCATCCACTCTTCCGCTCCGGCTGGGCACTCGGTGCGTGCCGCTGGATTGCATCCCTCCAGAGGCGATGCGATTACATTGCCTCCCTGCATACCAACCCCGTTCTCACCCTCAACACCAGATCTG GTGGAGCAGCTCCTATAACGCCCGAGGGGAGGAAGAGCGTCCTGGAGGTAGCACATCGGATGACACTGAAGTTCTACGAAGCGATCTGTGGCCCGGGGACCCAGCCATGGACAAGCGTCGATGAGCGGCGTGGCAGCTGTGGCGTTGGCGCCGAGAGGTTTGAGGTGGATGTGCGCGTGGTGACCTTCCCCGTGGGTACAGGTGCTACCGTGCTGAGAGCTACGACGACGGTATGGCTCCCCGGGACACCGGCGCAGCAAGTGTTCAACTACCTCTGTGATGGAGATCGCCGAACCGAGTGGGACATCGGCGCCAACCGTACCTCCACCATTCGCCAGGAGGGCTGTTTTGGCACTGGACAACTCGACGGCAACTCCGTCTCTCTCCTGCGCACCATT GCTTCCAACGGAGCATACGGCAAGCTGATCCTGCAAGAGTCATGCATCGACGCCTCATGCATGGTGTTGGCGTATGCTCAAATTGATGACCAAACCATTCAGGATGTCATCAACGGTACCAacacctccttctccctcctgccgtCTGGGGTGGTCGTGCTCCCTGATGGCAACGCCGAGCCAGGAGCGCCTCCAACATCTGCCATGTGCTCCTCCAGCTCCTCCGCCAGTCACAGGAGCAACTCCGGATCGCTCGTCTCGATCATGTACCAGACACTGCTGAGCGGCCAGCCACCGGAGCATCTCTTCAAAGCTGTTGCCGAGAATGTGGGGAATCTGCTCTGTCAAGCCATCGACAAGATCAAATCTGGCGTCCATGCTAACGTCGTTTTAGCTGCTTGA